The Corallococcus soli DNA window CGTGTCCCCGGAAGCGCAGTTCACGCCCAAGCAGGTGGAGACCAAGAGCGAGCGGGAGAAGCTGGTGTTCCGGCTGAAGCTCCAGGTTCCCAGGGAGCTGGCCAGCCGCTACGTCGAGCGCATCAAGACAGGCATTCGCGGCGTCGGCTACGTGAAGGTGGACCCTGCCGCCACCTGGCCTACCAAATTGCAGAACGTCATCACGGCTGAATCCGAATCCCATTAGCCCGGTGACCCGGGAGGGCTCAGCCATGGTCTCATCCGCGTCTCCAGAATCGCCGGGCGGCTCCTCCAGGCTCGTGGTCTCCATCCAGGACGTGACCCACCGCTACGGCAAGGTGGTCGCGCTCGACGGCATCTCGCTCGACGTTCCCACCGGCATCATGGTGGGCATCGTGGGGCCGGACGGCGTCGGCAAGTCGACGCTGATGGCCCTGGTCGCCGGCTCCAAGAAGATGCAGCAGGGAAGGGTGACGGTCCTGGACGGGGACATCGCCGACGCCCGGCACCGGCGCGCGGTGGGGCCGCGGATCGCGTACATGCCTCAGGGGCTGGGCAAGAACCTCTATCTGGAGCTCAGCGTCTACGACAACGTCGACTTCATGGCCCGGCTCTTCGGGCTGTCGCCCGAGGAGCGCAAGGTGCGCGTCCCGGAGCTGCTCGAAGCCACGGGACTGGGGAAGTTCGCGGAGCGCCCCGCCGGCAAGCTCTCCGGCGGAATGAAGCAGAAGGTGGGGCTGTGCGGCGCGCTGGTGCACGACCCGGACCTGCTCATCCTCGACGAGCCCACCACCGGCGTGGACCCGCTCTCCCGGCGGCAGTTCTGGAGCCTCATCGACGAGATTCGCGCCGGGCGCCCCGGCATGAGCGTCATCATCTCCACGGCCTACATGGACGAAGCGCAGCAGTGGGACTGGATTGTCGCCATGGACGCGGGGCGCGTGCTGGCGACAGGGACGCCCGCGGAGCTGATGGAGCGCACGGGGACCGGGGACCTGGAGCATTGCTTCATCGCGCTGCTGCCCGAGGAGAAGCGCAGGGGGCACAAGGAGGTCACCATCCCGCCCCGTCCGCCGGGCAAGGCGGAGCTGGCCATCGAGGCTGACGGGCTGACGTGCCGCTTCGGCACCTTCACCGCCGTGGACCACGTCACCTTGTCCATTGAGCGCGGTGAGATCTTCGGCTTCCTGGGCTCCAACGGCTGCGGCAAGTCCACGACCATGAAGATGCTGACGGGCCTGCTTCCCCCCACGGAGGGGACGGCGAAGCTCTTCGGCAGCTCCGTGGATGCCGGGAGCATGGAGGTGCGCAAGAACCTGGGCTACATGACGCAGGCGTTCTCGCTCTACGGCGAGCTGAGCGTCCAGCAGAACCTGGTCCTGCACGCGCGGCTCTACCATCTGCCGCCAGACAAGGCGAAGGCGCGCATCAATGAGCTGGTCGAGCGGTTCGGACTGCGCGCGCACCTGGACGCGTTGGCCGGGGACCTGCCCATGGGCCTGCGCCAGCGTCTCTCGCTGGCCGTCGCCGTGCTGCACGGGCCGCAGATCCTCATCCTGGACGAGCCCACGTCGGGGGTCGATCCGGTCGCCCGGGACAGCTTCTGGGAGCTGCTGATCGATCTGTCGCGCAAGCAGGGCGTCACCATCTTCGTGACGACGCACTTCATGAACGAGGGGATGCGCTGCGACCGCATCTCCCTCATGAACGCGGGAAGGGTGCTGGCGGCGGACTCCCCCCAGAAGCTCATCGAGGCACGGAAGGCAGACAGCCTGGAGACCGCCTTCATCGGCTACATGGAAGATGCCATCGCCGAAAAGGCACGCGCCGAAAGCAAGGACACGCCGCCCAGGGACGCGACCCCCGCCCGCGCGCCCGAAGCCCCGCCACCCCCGAAGCCCCAGGCCGTGCGACGAGCGGACCGGGCCGGCCTCCGGCTGCGTCTTGGCCGGATGCTCGCATACGCCCACAATGAGACCATCCAGATCCTCCGCGACAGGGTCCGGCTGGCGTTTGCCTTCGTCGGCTCGGCGCTGCTGATGCTCGTCTTCGGCTTTGGAATCACGACCGACGTCGAAAACATCCGCTATGCCGCGCTGGACATGGACCAGTCACCCGAGAGTCGCGCGTATCTTGAACAGTTCGGCGCGGCGAAACCCTATTTCGCGTCGACGCCGCCAGCCCAATCCGCGGACGAGGCGCTGCGCCGGCTCCAGTCGGACGATGTCTCGATGGTGCTGGAGATTCCGCCGCGTTTCGGTCTGGATTTCCGCCGGGGCTCCGGGCCGGAGGTGCTGGCGCAGGTGGACGGTGCCATGACCTTCCGTGGCGACACCGTCGAACAATATGTCCAGGGGGTCCACAACCGGATGCTGCGGGATCCCGCGAGCGGCTTCCAATGGGCAGGCGCGCAGAAATCCACGGCCAACATCGAAGAGCGCTTCTTGTACAACCCGACGTTCGAGAGCGTCTATTCCATCGTGCCGAGCGTCCCGGCGCTGCTGCTGCTCCTGATCCCGGCGATTCTCATGACGGTCAGCATCGTGCGTGAGAAGGAGCTGGGGTCGATCATCAACTTCTATGTCACGCCCACGGGCAGGCTGGAGTACCTGTTGGGAAAGCAGTTGCCCTACGTCGTCATCGGCATGGCCAACTTCTTCATCCTGACGGCCCTGGCGCTGGTCGTCTTCGGTGTTCCCATCAAGGGCAGCTTCCTGACGTTGATGCTCTGCACGCTGTTCTACGTCGCGGCGACGACCGGCATCGGGATGGTGACGTCGACCTTCACGGGCAGCCAGGTCGCGGCCGTCTTCGTCACGGCCATCCTGACCATCGTGCCGACCATCCAATTCTCCGGCCTGTTGCAGCCCGTCTCCACGCTGCAGGGCGGGGCCGGTCTCGTCGGTTCCATCTGGCCGGCCTCCTATTACATGCACGCCAGCCTGGGTGCCTTCACCAAGGGACTGGGGGCGGGCCTTCTCATGCGGGATGTCGCCTTCCTGGCCGCGTGCGTCCCCGTCCTCCTGGCCATCAGTGTCATTGGATTGAGAAAGCAGGAGAAATAGCGGTGAACTCGCTGCTGAATATTCTGTGGCTCGGGCTCAAGGAGCTTCGCAGCCTGCTGAGCGACGCGGTGCTGGTCGTGTTCGTCGTCTATGCGTTCACCCTGGCCATCTATGTCCAGGCCACGGGGACCTCGAGCGAGGTGAACAACGCATCGATTGCCTTCGCCGACGAGGACGGGTCCGCGTTGTCCAAGGAGTTGCTCAACGCCTTCTATCCGCCCCGCTTCAAGCTGCCGGAGCTCATCGCCCCCGACGAGGTGCAGGCGAACATGGACCGGGGCCGGTTCATGTTCGTCGTCGTGATTCCGCCCCGCTTCGAGCATGACCTTCGCGCGGGGCGCAACCCGGACATCCAGGTGAACATCGACGCGACCGCCATGCAGCAGGCGGGCATCGGCTCCGGCTATATCAAGAACATCGTCAACGACCGGGTCTCCTCCTTTCTCAGGCGCACGGAGGAGACGGGCCCGAAGCCCGTCAACCTGGTCGTTCGCAAGCTCTTCAACCCCAACGGGGTCTCGTCCTGGTTCAAGAGCGTGGTGGCCATCATCAACCAGATAACCCTGCTGACCGTCGTGCTGACGGGCGCCGCGGTCATCCGCGAGCGCGAGCACGGAACGCTGGAGCACCTGCTGGTGATGCCGCTGACCTCGTTCGAGATCGCGATGGCGAAGGTCTGGGCCAACGGCCTGGTGATCCTCGTCGCGACCGGGGCTTCGCTCCTCCTGGTCGTGCACATGGTGCTGAAGGTGCCGTTCGCCGGCTCGGTGGTGCTGTGGTTCGTCGGCGTCGTGCTCTACCTGTTCTTCGCCACGGCGCTCGGCATCTTCCTGGGGACGATTTCACGGTCGATGGCGCAGTTCGCGCTGCTCATCATCCTCGTGGTCCTCGTGCTGATGCTGCTTTCGGGAGGGAGCACGCCCGTCGAGAGCCAGCCGAAGTGGTTGCAGTATGTCACGTACCTGCTGCCTGCCCGGCACTTCGTCAGCTTCTCGCAGGTCATCATCTACCGCGGCGGTGGGCTGGAGGCCGTCTGGCGTCAGTTCCTGATGGTGAGCGCGGTGGGCGTGGGGTTCTTCGTCTACAGCCTGGCGCTCTTCCGGAAGTCCATCGCGGTGAGCAAGTAGGAAGGCTCCAGCATGCGCCGGAGCGGGCTGGAGCCGAACGGCCCCGCCCGCCCCGGTCGCGCTCAGCGCTCAGCAGTCAATCGTATACGTCCTGGTTTCATCGCTCGGCGTGGAGACGTTGAGGGTGTTGGAGCCGTCGAACGAGGTGGAGAACGTCCCTTCGGTCGTCACCGCCGTCACCGTCCCGGCCGAGGGGCACTGGTTGTCGCAGCGCTGGTAGCCCGAGATGGTCGTGGTCGCGCTGAAGTTGTCCCGCGTGGACCTTGACTGACCGTTCAAGGTGAAGCACCCGCTGCCCTCCGCCCACGTGACCGTGCTCTCCGACGAGCGCGTGTCGAAGCGTTCCGGTGAGAAGCTGGCGGAGGTGATGGTCACCTTGCGCTGACCCGCTTCGGGAGGGGAGCCGACGATCTGCATGGAGAGGTTGTACGGCGCTCCGTTGATGGAGAGGTCGGTGGAGGTGGCCGCGATGGCGAGCTGCCCCTGGTTGTCCGAGAGCACCAACTGGACGTTGCCGGAGAGCTGGTCGAGCCCGATGGGCGCCGTGCAGTTGTCGAGGGCGTAGTTCACCGTCGCGCCCGACGATGTGGCGGTGGCGCACCCGGCGGGTGTGAAGGTGGATGAGGCGTTCGCCGCGAGCTGGGCTGCCGCCGCGTTCACGTCGACAGGGGCCTGAAGCTGCCCTCTGTCGATGCTTCGAGACCGCACCGGGAGGCTGTAATACCAATAGCCATAGACTGGATCGACCCAGGCGTAGCTCCACGCCGCGTCGTACGCCCCGTAGTACGGATCGTAGTAGGCGGTGTCGTAGTAGTACGGATCGTAATAGGTGTCGGCGCAGCCAGCGCTTGCGAGCAGCGACAGGAACCCAAGTGCCCGTTTCGTCTTTTTCATCTCGCCCCCCCAACATGTTTGTCTTCTGGACGCGTGCTCACCACTGCGTGGCCGTGCACGGGCGCCCGCCGCACCGGGTGCTCTCGGTAAGTCGGAAGCGAGAGAAGGTGGAACCCGGGGGGCAGCGGAAGAACTGAACGGAGGAACGGCCCGAGTGCGGGCTGGCGGTCATCCGCGTCACATCCCGCATCCGCCCGAAGCCGAAAACATGGGTGACGAGGAGGCGAGCGCAGGGCTTGAGGGGAGCAGCCCAACGGAGGCAGGGCCCGGACGCCCGCTGGGGCGGAGGTCCGGGCACGCGGCGCGCTCAGCGCGTCTGGCGGATGACCGACAGCTCGACGTCGCCGAGCACCTTCAGCTCCCGCCCCCACTGGAGCAGGAGTTCCTCGATTCCCGCCACGTCACGGGACACCGTGGCCTGGGAGGGCGAGGTGCGCAGCAGGTCGCCTCGGAGGACGAGGGACGCGCTGTTCCGGGCCGTGGCACCCAGCCGTTCAATCTGGATGCCCGTGTAGCCCAGGACGGCATGGGACTCGGCCTTCGTGACGCGCTCACCGCTCGCGAGGGCCTGGCTCAGGTGCTTCTCGATGCTGCGAATCTGCTCGGGGTCCGTCACCAGCACGACCGGGTTGGGACGGCCCGAATACAGCAGGTACGTCACGCGCAGGGCCGGCTGGGATTGCTCGGCCTGGACGTCGGCCGCGGAGGCCGTGGGAACACCCGCGAGGCCCAGACCCAGCGCACCGCACAGGAAGACCGCATGAAAGGAATGACGAGACATGGATTCAGCTCCTGGAAGGGGGACGGGGACTAGTTGATGTTCTCGTGACCGGAGCCATTGATGCTGTCCGACCAGACCCGGAAGTAGCCGCAGAACTGGGTGTAGACGCCCCGGTTCGCGGTGGCGGGATCGGAGATGGTCAGGCCCAGGCTGTCGAGGTTCGTCGCGGCCGTCCCTCCGGGCTTGTGGGTCCACAGGTTGTCCGTGCCACGGCGATACCAGTGGTAGTCGTAGCCCGGCGCCACGACCAGCGCGACGGCGGACTTGTATCCAGACGCATCCGGATAGCCCGGCAGCAGCTCCAGCCCGTCGTTGATGGCGGCCTGCACCACGGAGGCGCAGTCCATGGTCGAGGCCACGGCCCCCGAATGCCTGCCCGGCTGGGCGTAGGTGTTGGTGGCCTTGGTGGTGGCGTAGTTGTAGCAATTGTTCAGGTACTGCCGGCTGGGGTCGTTCCAGTAGGAGGGGGCGAAGGCCGGCTTCCCCGGCTTGGTGACGTAGGGCAGGTCCGCGTCCGACAGGCCGATGTTGAAGACAATCACCTCGTCGATGCGGTCGCTGAACCGGTAGCTTGCGCCGTCGTTGTTCCCGCCAATGAGGAAGGGCTGGTCGGTGTTCACGATGGAGCCCAGGCGGGGCGACGCGGTGCCCACGGGGATGCCGTCCACGAAGAAGGTGGCGATCGCCGGCCACGTGGTGCGCCGGACGCTGACCGCGACATGGTGCCAGCGGTTGGCCACCAGCTGCGGGGCCAGGCTGGGATTGGACTGGTGGTGGGTGGAGCCCGCCGAGTCCGAGAGCAGCAGGTCCAGCTTGTTGCCATTGACGACGGAGAACGTGTAGCCCCGGCCGTCGGAGCCCCGGTTGTCGATGATCGTCTTCACGGTCCGGGTGGTGTCCATCATCCGGACCCACGCCGTCAGCGTGAAGTCCCCCGTGCCGAAGCTCAGGTAGGGCGAGTAGGGCACCTGGATGTATTTGTCACCCGCCAGGTTCATGCCCAGGCCCGTCCAGCCATCCGCCTGGGCCAGCCCCCCGATGACCGTTCCCGTCTGATCGTGGCTGGTGGAATACGCGAGCCCGCTCGAATCCGGCGCCACCTCCGGCAGCGAGGCAGAGGTGACCGTGCTCTTCCACTCACCCACCAGTCCGGTGGTGATGCGGTGGGGAAGGGCTTCGCTCCCCTGGATGGGAGCCACCACCGCCAGCACCGTCGTCGCCAGGCACCACTTGAAACCCTTCACGTCGCCTCCTTGGGTCGGGGGGAAGAACGTCCAGGGATATAGCGGCCATCCCTGACATCCCTGACCAAGAGGAAGGTCGGGTATGTCGTCAGCGCACCAGACTCCTCGGCCGGTCCGTGCGGGGCACGGACCGGCGGGCCGTCCGGAGCGCGCCGGCTAGTACTTGAAGCCCAACTGGAGCGTCAGGCCGGGGTACTGGTCCACGGCGCCACCGGCGATGTACGGGTCGCCCACGTCCGGGTTGAACTTGAAGAAGTAGCGGCGCAGGTCCGCCTTGAGCCGCACGTCCAGGACGCTGTTGAGCCGGTACGCCACGGTGGCGCTGCCGGTGACGGCGCCCATGGACGCGTTGGGGAACCAGGTGTCGGAGTTCAGCTCGCCCGCGCTCAGCGGGTGCAGGTAGCCCAGGCGGAAGTTGAAATCGAGCTTCTGCGACAGCTCCGCGCGCAGGCCCAGCGTCAGGCCCGCGGTCTGGTACTCCACGTTGGGCAGGTCCAACGGCCGCTCGTCGTTCACCGGGTCCACGCGGAAGGTGTTCATCCCGTAGGTGCCGGTGACCTCGAAGCCGTAGCGCTCCGCCTGCCCGAAGGGCATCACGTAGCGCAGGCCCGCCTGCCACTCGCGCGCGACGGTGGGATAGGACACGGCCCCCGAGCTGCCGGTGGACTTCAGGCCGAACGACTGGTCGATGGCCCCGGTGAGGCCCAGCCGCGCCAGCGCGCCCTGCTTGAAGCGCGCGAGCGGATAGACCGTGAGGTCGCCGCTCACCTGCGGCGCGCCCGGCAGCGCGAAGCCGCCCACGTCCAGGCCCAGCGTGTAGGGCCGCAGCACCCCGAACACGTCGTCCTTGTAGCGCAGCGACCTGCCGAAGAGCCGCAGGCCGATTCCGCCCTCCACGAGCGGCGGACGACGAGCGACCCCGGCGTGGACCTGGGAGTCCTCCGGGTCCTTCTCCTTGTCCTGGGGCTTCGGCGTGACGGCCACCGGCTTGCGCACGGGCGCCTTGTCCTCGGTGACGGGCGGCTTCGCCGGCGGGGTGGCCGGCTTCTCCGTCGGCGCCTCCACGACGGGCGTCGCGGGCTTCAGCGGGGGCTCCGGCTCCACCGGCGCGGGCGGCGCGGGGTCCGGGGCGCGGCTCTTCTGGAGGCCCTTCTCCAGGGCCGTCCACTGCCGCTTCACGGCCACGGGCACCAGCTTCACCGTCGCCGGGCGGGCCGCGGCGGGGGAGGCCAGGGCCTTGCCGTCCCTGCCGTTGCGCACGGTGAGGCGCATCTGCGGCTTCTTGCCCTTCGTGGACGTGTCCGCGACCAGCACCGCGCTCAGGCCCAGCTCCGCCGCCACGGCGGAGGCGCCGGCGGGCGTGGTGGGATCCTGGCCCAGGCGCGAGGCGGCGCTGCGCACCGCGGACTCGGGCACGACTTCGTAGCGGGCCGGACGGCGGGCCAGCTCCGCCTCCAGCGCGTCACGCGCGGCCTCCCCGTGAGGGCCCGAGGCGAGCACCGCGACGCGGCGCACGTCGGCCTGCTTCGCGGCCTTCTTCTTCGCGGCCTGTGTCGTCCTCGCCGACTTCTTCGGCGCGGCGTGGGCGGCGGGGGCCAGCAGCAGGGCGGCGCCCAGCAGGGCGGTGACGGATGCGAAACGGTTGCGCGTCTTCACGGCTTACCCTTGGTCAGCCAGTCGGTGAGGCAGGCGGTATCCGCCGCGCTGAGCGAGCCGCCCGGCGGCATCTGCGTCCCGCAGCCGGGAGACGCCGTCAGCTTCTTCAGGAAGAGGGAGTTGGCCGGATTGGCGCTGTCCGCCACCGGCACGGAGCCGCACGCCGAGGACGAGGTCGTGGTGTACAGGCGTCCCGGGAGCCCGGCGGCCTGGAGATCCAGGCCCGCGCCAATCTCCTTGCTGTCGGTGGAGTGGCACCCGAAGCACTGCGCCTGGAGGATGCTCGGGCCGGTGGTGCCGGGCGCGCAGGAGGCGGAGGGCGTTTCGGTGAAGCGATCGGGATCATCGAGCCCGCCAGCACAGCCGGCGGAGGTGGCGAGGAGCGCGGCCGCGAACAGCGTGGCCAGCGGGGCGCGGT harbors:
- the rbbA gene encoding ribosome-associated ATPase/putative transporter RbbA, coding for MVSSASPESPGGSSRLVVSIQDVTHRYGKVVALDGISLDVPTGIMVGIVGPDGVGKSTLMALVAGSKKMQQGRVTVLDGDIADARHRRAVGPRIAYMPQGLGKNLYLELSVYDNVDFMARLFGLSPEERKVRVPELLEATGLGKFAERPAGKLSGGMKQKVGLCGALVHDPDLLILDEPTTGVDPLSRRQFWSLIDEIRAGRPGMSVIISTAYMDEAQQWDWIVAMDAGRVLATGTPAELMERTGTGDLEHCFIALLPEEKRRGHKEVTIPPRPPGKAELAIEADGLTCRFGTFTAVDHVTLSIERGEIFGFLGSNGCGKSTTMKMLTGLLPPTEGTAKLFGSSVDAGSMEVRKNLGYMTQAFSLYGELSVQQNLVLHARLYHLPPDKAKARINELVERFGLRAHLDALAGDLPMGLRQRLSLAVAVLHGPQILILDEPTSGVDPVARDSFWELLIDLSRKQGVTIFVTTHFMNEGMRCDRISLMNAGRVLAADSPQKLIEARKADSLETAFIGYMEDAIAEKARAESKDTPPRDATPARAPEAPPPPKPQAVRRADRAGLRLRLGRMLAYAHNETIQILRDRVRLAFAFVGSALLMLVFGFGITTDVENIRYAALDMDQSPESRAYLEQFGAAKPYFASTPPAQSADEALRRLQSDDVSMVLEIPPRFGLDFRRGSGPEVLAQVDGAMTFRGDTVEQYVQGVHNRMLRDPASGFQWAGAQKSTANIEERFLYNPTFESVYSIVPSVPALLLLLIPAILMTVSIVREKELGSIINFYVTPTGRLEYLLGKQLPYVVIGMANFFILTALALVVFGVPIKGSFLTLMLCTLFYVAATTGIGMVTSTFTGSQVAAVFVTAILTIVPTIQFSGLLQPVSTLQGGAGLVGSIWPASYYMHASLGAFTKGLGAGLLMRDVAFLAACVPVLLAISVIGLRKQEK
- a CDS encoding ABC transporter permease, with product MNSLLNILWLGLKELRSLLSDAVLVVFVVYAFTLAIYVQATGTSSEVNNASIAFADEDGSALSKELLNAFYPPRFKLPELIAPDEVQANMDRGRFMFVVVIPPRFEHDLRAGRNPDIQVNIDATAMQQAGIGSGYIKNIVNDRVSSFLRRTEETGPKPVNLVVRKLFNPNGVSSWFKSVVAIINQITLLTVVLTGAAVIREREHGTLEHLLVMPLTSFEIAMAKVWANGLVILVATGASLLLVVHMVLKVPFAGSVVLWFVGVVLYLFFATALGIFLGTISRSMAQFALLIILVVLVLMLLSGGSTPVESQPKWLQYVTYLLPARHFVSFSQVIIYRGGGLEAVWRQFLMVSAVGVGFFVYSLALFRKSIAVSK
- a CDS encoding LamG domain-containing protein; the encoded protein is MKGFKWCLATTVLAVVAPIQGSEALPHRITTGLVGEWKSTVTSASLPEVAPDSSGLAYSTSHDQTGTVIGGLAQADGWTGLGMNLAGDKYIQVPYSPYLSFGTGDFTLTAWVRMMDTTRTVKTIIDNRGSDGRGYTFSVVNGNKLDLLLSDSAGSTHHQSNPSLAPQLVANRWHHVAVSVRRTTWPAIATFFVDGIPVGTASPRLGSIVNTDQPFLIGGNNDGASYRFSDRIDEVIVFNIGLSDADLPYVTKPGKPAFAPSYWNDPSRQYLNNCYNYATTKATNTYAQPGRHSGAVASTMDCASVVQAAINDGLELLPGYPDASGYKSAVALVVAPGYDYHWYRRGTDNLWTHKPGGTAATNLDSLGLTISDPATANRGVYTQFCGYFRVWSDSINGSGHENIN